A window from Lactiplantibacillus pentosus encodes these proteins:
- a CDS encoding GntR family transcriptional regulator → MENKYQKVKDSLREAILAGEYAIDEKLPTESELMARFSVSRYTIRRAVGDLETEHYIYRIQGGGMFVQDWRKDWSTDNNSKIIGVIATHVADYIFPQIIYGIDQVISDGGYSLLLGNTHNNHQRERKNLINMLNSNVAGLIIEPTQSALDNPNMDLYQEIKDDGIPVLFINASYPNLDFQAITTNDQDAEQRMIEYLFEMGHESILGIFQVDDIQGVHRMNGFVKAYQEQPEISYKSNILMYQSGDDFDKLAQRLDAYLQNPSRPTAIACYNDQLAIRVMDYLKGRGLKLPADISIVGFDDYHMSQYMSPGITTMNHEKTTMGEDTGKQMLRLLNKQPVESIKYDPQLIVRDSVADLN, encoded by the coding sequence ATGGAAAATAAATATCAAAAAGTTAAGGATTCCTTGCGCGAGGCAATTCTAGCAGGCGAATATGCCATCGATGAAAAGCTGCCAACAGAGTCAGAGTTGATGGCGCGTTTTTCAGTATCGCGATACACGATTCGGCGGGCTGTCGGTGATCTTGAGACGGAACACTATATTTACCGAATCCAAGGTGGTGGGATGTTTGTTCAAGACTGGCGGAAAGACTGGTCCACAGACAACAACAGCAAGATCATTGGTGTGATTGCGACCCACGTGGCTGATTACATTTTCCCACAAATTATTTATGGGATTGACCAAGTGATTTCAGATGGCGGTTATTCGCTATTGCTGGGTAATACTCATAATAATCATCAACGTGAACGCAAAAATCTGATCAATATGCTGAATAGTAACGTTGCTGGCTTAATTATCGAGCCAACTCAGAGTGCGCTGGATAATCCGAATATGGATCTGTATCAGGAGATCAAGGATGATGGCATCCCGGTACTCTTTATTAATGCTAGCTATCCTAACTTAGATTTTCAGGCGATCACGACCAATGACCAGGATGCTGAACAGCGCATGATCGAATACCTGTTTGAGATGGGGCATGAGAGTATTCTGGGCATCTTTCAGGTGGATGATATTCAAGGCGTGCACCGGATGAATGGTTTTGTTAAGGCCTATCAGGAGCAGCCCGAGATTTCATATAAAAGCAATATCTTAATGTATCAGTCCGGTGACGATTTTGATAAGCTCGCCCAACGCTTGGATGCTTATTTGCAAAATCCGTCCAGGCCGACTGCAATCGCTTGTTACAATGATCAATTAGCGATTCGCGTAATGGACTATCTCAAAGGTCGCGGGCTAAAGTTGCCAGCAGATATTTCAATCGTGGGATTTGATGACTATCACATGTCTCAATATATGAGTCCTGGCATTACAACCATGAACCACGAGAAGACGACAATGGGAGAAGATACGGGTAAGCAGATGCTACGCCTATTGAACAAGCAACCGGTCGAGTCGATCAAATATGATCCGCAATTAATTGTTCGTGACTCGGTCGCCGATTTAAACTAA
- the araA gene encoding L-arabinose isomerase, translating to MLSVPDYEFWFVTGSQHLYGEEQLKSVAKDAQDIADKLNASGKLPYKVVFKDVMTTAESITNFMKEVNYNDKVAGVITWMHTFSPAKNWIRGTELLQKPLLHLATQYLNNIPYADIDFDYMNLNQSAHGDREYAYINARLQKHNKIVYGYWGDEDVQEQIARWEDVAVAYNESFKVKVARFGDTMRNVAVTEGDKVEAQIKMGWTVDYYGIGDLVEEINKVSDADIDKEYADLESRYEMVQGDNDADTYKHSVRVQLAQYLGIKRFLERGGYTAFTTNFEDLWGMEQLPGLASQLLIRDGYGFGAEGDWKTAALGRVMKIMSHNKQTAFMEDYTLDLRHGHEAILGSHMLEVDPSIASDKPRVEVHPLDIGGKADPARLVFTGSEGDAIDVTVADFRDGFKMISYAVDANKPEAETPKLPVAKQLWTPKMGLKKGALEWMQAGGGHHTMLSFSLTEEQMEDYATMVGMNKAFLK from the coding sequence ATGTTATCAGTACCTGATTATGAATTTTGGTTTGTTACCGGCTCACAACACCTGTATGGTGAAGAACAATTAAAGTCCGTTGCTAAGGATGCGCAAGATATCGCTGACAAGTTGAATGCCAGTGGTAAATTACCATATAAAGTGGTCTTCAAAGATGTAATGACGACCGCTGAAAGCATTACGAACTTCATGAAGGAAGTTAACTATAACGATAAAGTTGCCGGTGTCATCACCTGGATGCATACGTTCTCACCAGCTAAAAACTGGATTCGCGGAACGGAACTGTTACAAAAGCCATTACTGCACTTAGCAACACAATACTTGAACAACATTCCTTATGCTGATATTGATTTTGACTACATGAACTTAAACCAAAGTGCGCACGGTGATCGTGAATATGCCTACATTAACGCCCGGCTTCAAAAGCACAACAAGATCGTTTACGGCTACTGGGGCGATGAAGACGTTCAAGAACAAATTGCACGTTGGGAAGACGTTGCAGTCGCTTACAACGAAAGCTTTAAAGTCAAAGTTGCTCGGTTTGGCGATACGATGCGCAACGTAGCCGTTACTGAAGGCGACAAGGTTGAAGCACAGATCAAGATGGGCTGGACCGTTGATTACTACGGTATCGGTGACTTAGTCGAAGAAATCAATAAGGTATCGGATGCCGATATCGATAAGGAATACGCAGACCTAGAATCTCGTTACGAAATGGTTCAAGGCGACAATGATGCGGATACTTACAAGCATTCTGTTCGCGTTCAATTGGCTCAATATCTTGGCATTAAGCGGTTCTTGGAACGTGGCGGCTACACTGCCTTTACCACGAACTTTGAAGACTTGTGGGGCATGGAACAATTACCAGGTTTAGCTTCACAATTGTTGATTCGTGATGGCTATGGCTTTGGTGCTGAAGGTGACTGGAAGACCGCTGCTTTGGGCCGCGTCATGAAGATTATGTCACACAACAAGCAAACGGCCTTCATGGAAGACTACACGTTAGACCTACGCCATGGTCACGAAGCCATCTTAGGGTCACATATGTTGGAAGTCGACCCATCGATTGCAAGTGACAAGCCACGGGTTGAAGTTCATCCATTGGACATTGGTGGTAAGGCCGACCCAGCTCGGTTAGTCTTCACTGGTTCTGAAGGGGACGCCATCGATGTGACCGTCGCTGACTTCCGTGATGGTTTCAAGATGATCAGCTACGCAGTTGACGCGAACAAGCCAGAAGCTGAAACACCGAAGTTACCAGTTGCTAAGCAGCTTTGGACACCTAAGATGGGCTTGAAGAAGGGTGCCCTCGAATGGATGCAAGCTGGTGGTGGTCACCATACCATGCTTTCCTTCTCATTAACTGAAGAACAAATGGAAGATTACGCAACAATGGTTGGCATGAACAAAGCATTTTTGAAGTAA
- a CDS encoding xylulokinase, with product MNLVETAQAIEAGQVSLGIELGSTRIKAVLITDDFNTIASGSYVWENQFVDGIWTYALEDVWAGIQQSYTQLAADVRSKYHTSLKHINAIGISAMMHGYLAFDKQENLLVPFRTWRNNITGQAADELTQLFDFNIPQRWSIAHLYQAILNDEEHVKQVDFITTLAGYVTWKLSGEKVLGIGDASGVFPIDETTGTYNQAMLTKFSQLDNVKAYPWDIHEILPQVLPAGQVAGTLTDAGANLLDVSGTLEAGSVIAPPEGDAGTGMVGTNSVRKRTGNISVGTSAFSMNVLDKPLSKVYRDIDIVMTPDGSPVAMVHVNNCSSDINAWASIFREFAARLGLDLKPDRLYETLFLESTRADADAGGLANYSYQSGENITKIQAGRPLFVRTPNSKFSLPNFMLTQLYAAFAPLQLGMDILVNEEHVQTDVMIAQGGLFRTPVIGQQVLANALNIPITVMSTAGEGGPWGMAVLANFARRSGETSLEDFLDQEVFKEPESMTLSPEPERVAGYREFIQRYQAGLPVEATAGQAIND from the coding sequence ATGAATTTAGTTGAAACAGCCCAAGCAATCGAAGCTGGCCAAGTTTCTTTAGGAATTGAACTTGGCTCAACGCGAATCAAGGCCGTTCTGATTACGGATGATTTCAATACGATTGCGTCAGGTAGTTATGTTTGGGAGAACCAATTTGTTGATGGTATTTGGACCTACGCGCTAGAAGACGTCTGGGCCGGGATTCAACAGAGTTACACCCAATTAGCGGCGGACGTTCGTAGTAAGTACCATACGAGTTTGAAGCATATCAACGCGATTGGTATTAGTGCCATGATGCACGGGTACCTAGCGTTTGATAAACAAGAAAATTTATTAGTCCCATTCCGGACTTGGCGTAATAACATTACGGGTCAAGCCGCGGATGAATTAACCCAATTGTTTGATTTCAATATTCCGCAACGTTGGAGTATCGCGCATTTATATCAAGCGATTTTAAACGATGAAGAACACGTCAAACAAGTGGATTTCATTACCACGTTAGCTGGGTATGTGACCTGGAAATTGTCTGGCGAAAAGGTGCTGGGCATTGGTGATGCATCCGGTGTATTCCCAATTGATGAAACGACCGGGACGTACAATCAAGCGATGCTCACTAAGTTTAGCCAGCTCGATAATGTAAAGGCTTACCCGTGGGATATTCACGAAATTTTACCGCAAGTCTTACCAGCGGGTCAGGTAGCTGGAACTTTAACGGATGCCGGTGCCAACTTGCTTGATGTGAGTGGCACGCTCGAGGCTGGTAGCGTGATTGCGCCGCCAGAAGGGGATGCCGGTACCGGGATGGTCGGAACCAACAGTGTTCGCAAACGTACGGGTAATATTTCAGTCGGGACTTCGGCGTTTTCAATGAATGTTCTGGACAAACCGTTATCCAAAGTTTATCGCGATATTGATATCGTGATGACACCTGATGGTTCACCAGTTGCCATGGTGCACGTCAATAACTGCTCATCTGATATTAATGCCTGGGCTTCGATTTTTCGTGAATTTGCGGCTCGGTTAGGTCTGGATCTAAAACCGGATCGGCTGTATGAAACGTTGTTCTTGGAATCGACCCGCGCTGATGCGGATGCTGGCGGTTTAGCGAACTATAGTTATCAATCTGGTGAGAATATCACTAAGATTCAAGCGGGACGGCCCCTATTTGTACGGACCCCCAACAGTAAGTTTAGCTTGCCGAACTTCATGTTGACGCAATTATACGCTGCGTTTGCCCCACTACAACTGGGAATGGACATTCTAGTGAATGAAGAACATGTTCAGACGGATGTCATGATTGCTCAAGGTGGCCTATTCCGGACACCAGTGATTGGGCAACAGGTCTTAGCCAATGCGCTGAACATTCCAATCACCGTCATGAGTACCGCTGGTGAAGGTGGGCCATGGGGCATGGCAGTTTTGGCCAACTTTGCTCGGCGATCGGGTGAGACCAGCCTCGAAGATTTCTTGGATCAAGAAGTCTTCAAGGAACCTGAAAGTATGACCTTAAGCCCAGAACCAGAACGGGTCGCTGGGTACCGCGAATTTATCCAGCGTTATCAAGCCGGCTTGCCAGTCGAAGCAACCGCTGGCCAAGCCATCAACGATTAG
- a CDS encoding sodium:solute symporter: protein MSKVGFGALNWIVLGAYLLAMLGVGAYFTRKASKNTDSFFKAEGHIPAWAAGFSIYATTLSAITFMSTPEQAFLSDWAYAIGSFSILIIIPILIKFYIPFFRKLKVTTAYEYLEERFSPVMRAISSLLFVLYHISRVAIVIYLPIIAITSVSNINPILIAIVVGGLCILYTFLGGIEGVIWSDVIQGFLLLGSALLICVLGIFYIKGGFGTIVNDVVTNHKFISGNDFNIGDLSKFVPLILAGQIFNSLYQYTGSQDVVQRYQTTATIKDTNKSMYTNGWLALITIPLFFGMGTILYSFYQHTASLPAGFNTSAVVPYFVITQMPAGVAGLVIAGIFAAAQSTIASSLNAISSCVITDFKQRFFNDKFKNSNDVTLARGIIILAGLLGLAVAIYLLMGNASQIWNLFLSVTGIFGVPIAGIFAVGIFTKRANTVGVLTGLVLSVGLSFWVQAMNISSLLVACVAFVSSFILSYVISLLFPSHNHDVTGLTVSTINEAYTKKQ, encoded by the coding sequence ATGAGTAAAGTTGGATTTGGAGCTCTAAATTGGATTGTGTTAGGAGCTTATTTATTAGCAATGCTGGGTGTTGGCGCGTATTTTACTAGAAAAGCTAGTAAAAATACGGATTCGTTCTTTAAAGCGGAAGGACATATTCCAGCATGGGCAGCCGGGTTCAGTATTTATGCAACAACGTTAAGTGCGATTACATTTATGTCGACGCCTGAACAAGCCTTTTTAAGTGATTGGGCGTACGCTATCGGAAGTTTTTCAATTTTAATCATTATTCCTATCTTAATTAAGTTCTATATTCCGTTCTTCCGTAAGTTGAAGGTGACGACGGCGTATGAATATTTGGAAGAACGCTTTAGCCCAGTAATGCGGGCCATCAGTAGTTTGTTATTCGTTCTGTATCATATTAGTCGTGTGGCGATTGTGATTTATCTGCCAATTATTGCAATTACCTCGGTTTCAAATATCAATCCAATTTTGATTGCCATCGTCGTTGGTGGTTTATGTATCCTATACACCTTCTTAGGTGGGATTGAAGGGGTTATCTGGAGCGATGTTATTCAAGGTTTCTTACTACTTGGTAGTGCCTTGTTGATCTGTGTACTCGGTATTTTCTACATCAAAGGTGGTTTTGGTACGATCGTCAACGATGTTGTGACGAACCACAAATTCATTTCTGGTAATGATTTCAATATCGGTGATTTATCCAAATTCGTCCCATTGATCTTAGCTGGTCAAATTTTCAACAGTCTCTATCAATACACTGGTAGTCAAGATGTTGTGCAACGTTACCAGACGACTGCAACGATCAAAGATACGAACAAGTCGATGTATACCAATGGTTGGCTAGCACTGATCACAATTCCGCTATTCTTCGGAATGGGCACGATTTTATATAGTTTCTACCAACATACTGCCAGCTTACCGGCCGGATTTAACACTAGTGCTGTTGTGCCATACTTTGTGATTACGCAAATGCCAGCTGGGGTTGCTGGGTTAGTGATTGCCGGAATCTTTGCGGCTGCTCAATCAACAATTGCTTCAAGTTTGAACGCGATTTCGTCATGTGTGATTACTGACTTCAAACAACGGTTCTTTAACGACAAGTTCAAGAACAGTAATGACGTGACATTGGCCCGTGGCATTATTATTCTAGCAGGTTTATTAGGGCTTGCAGTTGCCATTTACCTCTTGATGGGTAATGCTTCGCAGATTTGGAATCTCTTCTTATCGGTTACTGGTATCTTCGGTGTTCCGATTGCTGGGATCTTTGCAGTTGGGATCTTCACTAAGCGCGCTAATACGGTCGGCGTTTTAACTGGATTAGTCTTGAGTGTGGGATTATCATTCTGGGTACAAGCAATGAATATCTCTTCATTGTTGGTTGCCTGTGTTGCGTTTGTCTCATCCTTCATTCTAAGTTACGTTATCAGCTTGTTATTCCCAAGCCATAACCATGATGTGACTGGTCTGACAGTATCAACGATCAATGAAGCCTACACTAAAAAACAGTAG
- a CDS encoding MurR/RpiR family transcriptional regulator, with protein MSIVNAVEEAYSSLSRQERKVALKVIQEPKQVQKMTISSLAKDADVSNATITRFVKKMGCESFYAFKILLAESPSNPVATVSTQDTVADQVYSYYQKILSGTRERLDSDNLHAAVDLISKARRVYLYGLGSSGYTAQEMTQRLIRMGIAAFSMTDTHIMYISGGIMQPGDVILAISLTGATIEVNSSVALAKKKHAQVIAITSDEQSRLAELSDLTLLVKNSKFVNNSRFVNSQFAITYELDIIAAMLLENAQYRDQMNHTIDLITDNKFGKH; from the coding sequence ATGAGTATCGTAAACGCAGTTGAAGAAGCTTACTCCTCGCTTTCACGGCAAGAACGCAAGGTGGCCTTAAAAGTCATTCAGGAACCGAAACAAGTTCAAAAAATGACCATCTCGAGCCTCGCTAAGGACGCTGATGTGAGTAATGCGACGATCACCCGCTTTGTGAAGAAAATGGGGTGTGAGAGTTTCTATGCCTTTAAAATCTTGCTAGCAGAAAGTCCTAGCAATCCAGTCGCGACGGTCAGCACTCAGGACACTGTTGCAGATCAAGTCTATAGTTATTATCAAAAAATTCTCAGTGGGACCCGTGAGCGGCTTGATTCTGACAACCTTCACGCTGCCGTCGATTTAATCTCCAAGGCGCGACGGGTTTATCTGTATGGCTTAGGCAGCTCAGGCTATACGGCTCAAGAGATGACCCAACGTCTGATTCGGATGGGCATCGCCGCCTTTTCGATGACGGACACCCATATCATGTACATTAGTGGTGGTATCATGCAACCCGGCGATGTGATCTTAGCCATCTCACTTACTGGCGCCACGATCGAAGTGAATAGCTCAGTCGCATTAGCGAAGAAGAAACACGCGCAGGTCATCGCCATTACTTCCGATGAGCAAAGCCGGTTGGCCGAACTCAGTGACCTCACTTTGCTAGTAAAAAACAGCAAATTTGTGAACAACTCGCGCTTTGTTAACTCCCAATTTGCCATTACCTATGAATTGGATATCATTGCCGCAATGCTGCTGGAGAACGCCCAGTACCGCGACCAAATGAACCATACGATTGATTTGATTACGGATAATAAATTCGGTAAACACTAA
- a CDS encoding YueI family protein → MQREQNDLDARLQNAMFGLPVLNPDEQHRYLGTFHERIELRITFEQALRYDFTPALIALFKNPITYQLLLHGQLDMDVMGRYIRLANQQQVRFAIKNSQFYHHTASSSAIILCTDHAIDRETIDAQQRCPKIVQP, encoded by the coding sequence ATGCAACGTGAGCAAAATGACTTAGATGCCCGTCTTCAAAATGCGATGTTCGGCCTACCAGTCTTGAATCCAGATGAACAGCACCGCTATCTGGGAACATTCCATGAACGAATTGAACTGCGCATAACGTTTGAGCAAGCGCTACGCTATGATTTTACCCCAGCACTGATAGCGCTATTTAAAAATCCAATTACCTATCAATTGTTACTGCACGGACAACTAGATATGGATGTTATGGGACGCTATATTCGATTAGCCAATCAGCAACAAGTCCGCTTTGCAATCAAGAATAGTCAGTTTTATCATCACACTGCCAGCAGTAGTGCCATCATATTATGTACGGATCATGCTATTGATCGAGAAACAATTGATGCACAACAACGGTGTCCTAAAATTGTCCAACCGTAA
- a CDS encoding sugar porter family MFS transporter, with the protein MDKQKKVSSKFIFFFGSFGGILFGYDIGVMTGALPFLKTDWGLTNATLVGWVTSAVMFGAIFGAAIAGQLADRLGRRRMILMSSLIFAIGSILCGFSPNNGTYYLIGMRIFLGLAVGAASALVPAYMSEMAPARLRGSLSGINQTMIVSGMLISYIVDYVLKDLPEYLSWRLMLGLAAVPAIILFLGVVKLPESPRFLIKADRLDEARQVLSFVRKPDEVDAEVKAIQATAQTEASNLEKTSWSTLFNGKYRYLVIAGVGVAAFQQFQGANAIFYYIPLIVEKATGSAASSALMWPIVQGVLLVLGSLLYIWIAEKFNRRTLLMLGGSVMALSFLLPAVINSLVPNASPMMIVVFLSIYVAFYSFTWAPLTWVLVGEVFPLAVRGRASGLASSFNWIGSWAVGLLFPIMTASMSQEAVFAVFGVICVLGVLFVRFCVPETRGHSLEEIEAAGTNHHKQAPVQQTSH; encoded by the coding sequence TTGGATAAGCAGAAAAAAGTCTCAAGTAAATTTATTTTCTTCTTTGGTTCGTTTGGTGGCATTCTCTTTGGTTATGACATTGGTGTGATGACCGGGGCCTTACCATTTTTGAAGACTGACTGGGGATTGACCAACGCGACTCTGGTTGGCTGGGTAACCTCAGCAGTGATGTTCGGTGCGATTTTTGGGGCTGCGATTGCGGGCCAGCTTGCTGATAGATTGGGACGGCGGCGCATGATTCTGATGTCGTCATTGATCTTCGCAATCGGTTCGATTCTTTGTGGGTTTTCACCAAATAACGGGACCTACTATTTGATTGGTATGCGGATTTTCTTAGGACTTGCAGTGGGTGCGGCATCTGCCCTGGTTCCTGCATATATGTCAGAAATGGCGCCAGCACGATTACGTGGGAGCCTGTCTGGGATCAACCAAACGATGATTGTTTCTGGGATGCTGATTTCTTACATTGTCGATTACGTCTTAAAGGATTTACCAGAATATTTATCCTGGCGTTTGATGCTTGGATTGGCAGCGGTTCCAGCAATTATTCTGTTTCTCGGTGTTGTGAAGCTGCCAGAATCACCACGGTTCTTGATCAAAGCGGATCGTTTGGATGAAGCACGGCAAGTCTTATCCTTTGTTCGTAAACCAGATGAAGTCGATGCTGAAGTCAAAGCGATTCAAGCAACTGCTCAGACTGAAGCCAGCAACTTAGAAAAGACCTCTTGGTCAACTTTATTTAACGGTAAATATCGTTATCTTGTGATTGCGGGTGTCGGTGTGGCTGCCTTCCAGCAATTCCAAGGTGCGAACGCGATCTTCTATTACATTCCACTGATCGTCGAAAAAGCGACAGGGAGTGCCGCCAGTTCAGCGTTGATGTGGCCCATCGTTCAAGGAGTTCTCTTGGTTCTTGGCTCACTGCTCTACATCTGGATCGCTGAAAAATTCAATCGGCGGACATTGTTGATGTTAGGTGGATCAGTCATGGCCTTGTCATTCCTCTTACCAGCCGTTATCAATAGCCTGGTACCGAATGCTAGTCCGATGATGATCGTTGTCTTCTTATCAATTTATGTTGCTTTCTACTCATTCACTTGGGCACCACTGACTTGGGTACTGGTCGGGGAAGTCTTCCCACTCGCAGTACGGGGACGTGCATCAGGCTTAGCTTCTTCATTCAACTGGATTGGTTCATGGGCAGTCGGGTTATTATTCCCAATCATGACAGCCTCAATGTCACAAGAAGCAGTCTTTGCCGTCTTCGGTGTCATCTGTGTCTTAGGGGTGTTATTCGTTCGCTTCTGTGTTCCCGAAACACGTGGTCATTCACTTGAAGAGATCGAAGCAGCTGGTACGAATCACCACAAACAAGCACCAGTCCAACAGACGAGTCATTAA
- a CDS encoding alpha/beta hydrolase — MKLETLVLHTPEGEPFTMWRYQRDQFTLFPDERQWPLALIFPGGGFAGYSEREVEAVALKFLAKGYQAIVVKYNLTADGPFYPTAATIGLTALSYAQQHAQEWDADPHHITAVGFSAGGHLVAVLTALGARADFLQQHGFKSKSILPFAQVLSYPVIDLTLGFPTNHADLMAVTTDETYWHAQRLVTAQTPPTFIWATRTDELVPVVNSIQYLNALVEHDIPFESHIYASGVHGLAFGDLADSRYCHPEDLAPQVQNWFPMMLRWLRTQYASQNPTEI; from the coding sequence ATGAAGCTTGAAACATTGGTGCTACACACGCCAGAAGGTGAGCCGTTTACCATGTGGCGTTACCAGCGCGACCAATTTACGTTATTTCCAGATGAACGCCAGTGGCCACTGGCCTTGATATTTCCAGGTGGTGGCTTTGCCGGTTATTCTGAACGTGAAGTTGAAGCCGTGGCGCTCAAGTTCTTGGCCAAAGGATATCAGGCAATTGTCGTTAAGTACAACTTAACCGCGGACGGGCCATTTTATCCGACAGCGGCGACGATTGGGTTAACCGCCTTGAGCTATGCGCAACAACATGCTCAGGAGTGGGACGCTGACCCGCACCATATTACTGCAGTTGGATTTTCTGCCGGCGGTCATTTAGTTGCGGTGCTGACGGCCTTGGGTGCTCGTGCTGACTTCTTACAACAGCATGGATTTAAGTCTAAAAGTATACTGCCATTTGCACAAGTTCTCAGTTACCCAGTGATTGACTTGACCCTGGGCTTTCCAACTAATCATGCGGATTTAATGGCGGTTACGACGGATGAGACTTACTGGCATGCTCAGAGATTGGTGACTGCCCAAACGCCGCCGACTTTCATCTGGGCAACACGGACTGACGAACTTGTTCCGGTCGTTAACAGTATTCAATACTTGAATGCATTAGTTGAACATGACATTCCGTTTGAGAGTCATATTTATGCATCGGGTGTCCATGGATTGGCCTTCGGTGATTTGGCAGATTCACGATATTGCCATCCTGAAGACTTGGCACCTCAAGTTCAGAACTGGTTTCCAATGATGTTGCGCTGGCTTCGTACACAGTATGCCAGTCAGAATCCAACCGAAATTTAG
- a CDS encoding alpha/beta hydrolase, giving the protein MKYEQVSLATPRGFDFKLTCYWKAQLKEDADPRQWPIILIFPGSGFVQMTEREAEPIALAFSAQGYQTVVVDYNLLDRGPIYPNAIDVGLTALQYAQDQGPKHYGDAHKIILMGFSAGAHVAALTNAFGKDESYLQEHGFGSESLTSALQVLGYPVIDLAAGFPATRDEAVKISPNERYWATQKLVTAATPPTFIWNTCADAVVPPYNSLLYASALAQHGVDYEIHTFTHGKHGLCLSTVETSRYNYPEDIEVRAAEWVPLVLSWLSEMLGLTHVDLK; this is encoded by the coding sequence ATGAAATATGAGCAAGTCTCATTAGCGACACCCCGCGGCTTTGACTTCAAGCTAACTTGCTATTGGAAAGCACAATTAAAAGAAGATGCTGATCCGCGTCAGTGGCCCATCATTTTAATATTCCCCGGTAGTGGCTTTGTTCAGATGACTGAACGAGAAGCGGAACCAATTGCGCTAGCATTTAGTGCCCAAGGGTATCAGACTGTAGTCGTCGATTATAATTTGTTGGATCGTGGCCCGATTTATCCCAATGCGATTGACGTTGGTCTGACGGCCTTACAATATGCCCAAGATCAAGGCCCTAAGCATTATGGCGATGCTCACAAAATAATCCTCATGGGCTTTTCAGCCGGGGCACACGTTGCGGCATTAACTAACGCGTTCGGTAAAGATGAATCCTATCTACAGGAGCACGGGTTTGGCTCGGAATCGCTAACCTCAGCGTTGCAAGTCTTGGGCTATCCGGTCATTGACTTGGCGGCCGGGTTTCCAGCGACTCGGGATGAGGCAGTTAAGATTAGTCCAAATGAGCGCTATTGGGCGACTCAAAAATTAGTGACGGCAGCGACTCCGCCAACTTTTATTTGGAATACGTGTGCGGATGCAGTTGTCCCGCCATATAATAGTCTGCTGTATGCATCTGCTCTAGCGCAGCACGGCGTTGATTACGAGATTCATACTTTCACGCATGGTAAACACGGGCTGTGTTTGAGTACGGTAGAGACGAGTCGCTACAATTATCCAGAAGATATTGAAGTCCGAGCTGCAGAATGGGTACCGTTAGTCTTGAGTTGGCTGAGTGAGATGCTTGGCTTAACACATGTCGATCTGAAGTAA
- a CDS encoding L-ribulose-5-phosphate 4-epimerase — translation MLEALKQEVYEANMQLPKLGLVTFTWGNVSGIDREKGLFVIKPSGVDYDELKPSDLVVVNLKGEVVEGDMNPSSDTPTHTVLYNAFPNIGGIVHTHSPWAVAYAAAQMDVPAMNTTHADTFYGDVPAADALTKEEIEADYEGNTGKTIVKTFKERGLDYEAVPASLVSQHGPFAWGPTPAKAVYNAKVLEVVAEEDYHTAQLTRASSELPQYLLDKHYLRKHGANAYYGQNNAHSKDHAVRK, via the coding sequence ATGCTAGAAGCACTAAAACAAGAAGTCTACGAAGCCAACATGCAGCTCCCAAAGTTAGGACTAGTGACCTTTACTTGGGGCAACGTCTCGGGCATCGACCGGGAAAAAGGCTTGTTCGTCATCAAGCCATCTGGCGTCGATTATGATGAATTAAAACCAAGTGATTTAGTTGTCGTCAACTTAAAAGGGGAAGTCGTAGAAGGGGATATGAATCCTTCCAGCGATACGCCGACCCATACTGTGTTGTATAACGCTTTTCCAAATATCGGCGGTATCGTTCATACCCATTCACCATGGGCCGTTGCTTATGCTGCCGCACAAATGGATGTGCCAGCAATGAATACGACTCATGCGGATACATTTTATGGTGACGTACCAGCTGCGGATGCCCTGACGAAGGAAGAAATCGAAGCTGATTATGAAGGCAATACTGGTAAGACGATCGTGAAAACGTTCAAGGAACGGGGACTCGATTATGAGGCAGTACCTGCTTCGTTAGTCAGCCAACACGGTCCGTTTGCTTGGGGCCCGACGCCTGCCAAGGCCGTTTATAACGCTAAAGTGTTGGAAGTTGTCGCGGAGGAAGATTATCATACCGCCCAATTGACGCGGGCAAGCAGTGAGTTACCACAGTATTTATTAGATAAGCATTATTTACGTAAGCATGGTGCCAACGCTTATTACGGTCAAAATAATGCCCATTCTAAGGATCATGCCGTTCGTAAATAA